A genome region from Nocardia sp. NBC_00565 includes the following:
- a CDS encoding VOC family protein: protein MPSKMIFINLPVADLGRSKNFYQAIGWKVNQDFTDENAACIVIDDNICAMLLTKDFFTTFTKRPIADTVSEISSAYALSLASAQEVDALTEAALAAGATEEVNEDRRAEEAQVGMFGRTFIDPDGHQWEPFWMNYPGSD from the coding sequence ATGCCGAGCAAGATGATCTTCATCAATCTCCCCGTCGCTGACCTGGGCCGGTCCAAGAATTTCTACCAGGCGATCGGCTGGAAGGTGAATCAGGATTTCACCGATGAGAATGCCGCCTGCATCGTCATCGACGACAACATCTGCGCCATGCTGCTGACAAAGGACTTCTTCACGACCTTCACCAAGCGCCCGATCGCCGATACCGTCTCGGAAATCAGCTCGGCGTATGCGTTGTCGCTGGCCAGCGCGCAGGAGGTCGACGCGCTGACCGAGGCCGCACTGGCCGCGGGCGCGACCGAGGAAGTCAACGAGGACAGGCGAGCCGAAGAGGCTCAGGTCGGCATGTTCGGCCGCACCTTCATCGATCCGGACGGCCACCAGTGGGAGCCCTTCTGGATGAACTATCCCGGCAGCGACTGA
- a CDS encoding crotonase/enoyl-CoA hydratase family protein, with protein MPDCLVEKRDHVLIVTMNRPEARNALSAEMMAIMRDAWDQVDNDPDIRVAILTGAGGAFCAGMDLKAMTARHPGDASAGSFDPTKLEALLKGRRLTKPLIAAVEGPAIAGGTEILQGTDIRVAAEGAKFGVSEARWGLFPLGGSAVRLVRQIPYTVAADILLTGRHITAAEAKEIGLIGHVVPDGTALDKALELAEQIAANGPLAVQAILRTIRETEAMPEEDAFQIEAKLGMAVFRSADAKEGPKAFAEKRKPTFTGS; from the coding sequence ATGCCAGATTGCCTCGTCGAGAAGCGCGATCACGTCCTCATCGTCACCATGAATCGCCCCGAGGCCCGCAACGCGCTCTCGGCCGAGATGATGGCGATCATGCGCGACGCCTGGGACCAGGTGGACAACGACCCCGATATCCGCGTCGCGATCCTGACCGGCGCGGGCGGTGCGTTCTGCGCGGGCATGGACCTCAAGGCGATGACCGCCCGGCACCCCGGCGACGCCAGCGCGGGCAGCTTCGATCCGACCAAATTGGAGGCGCTGCTCAAGGGCCGCCGGCTCACCAAACCACTGATCGCGGCAGTGGAGGGCCCGGCCATCGCCGGCGGCACCGAGATCCTGCAGGGCACCGATATCCGAGTGGCCGCCGAAGGCGCGAAATTCGGTGTATCCGAAGCGCGTTGGGGCCTGTTCCCGCTCGGCGGCTCGGCGGTTCGGCTGGTCCGCCAGATCCCCTACACCGTTGCCGCGGACATTCTGCTGACCGGCAGACACATCACCGCCGCCGAGGCCAAGGAGATCGGGCTGATCGGGCATGTCGTCCCGGACGGCACCGCATTGGACAAGGCCCTCGAACTCGCCGAGCAGATCGCGGCGAACGGCCCCCTCGCGGTGCAGGCGATTCTGCGCACCATCCGGGAGACCGAGGCCATGCCCGAAGAGGACGCCTTCCAGATCGAGGCCAAACTCGGCATGGCGGTCTTCCGGTCGGCCGATGCCAAGGAGGGCCCGAAGGCCTTCGCCGAAAAGCGCAAGCCCACCTTCACCGGCAGCTGA
- a CDS encoding sigma-70 family RNA polymerase sigma factor, giving the protein MNDSSGSTVGLSPDVLESFEGHRRELCAYAYRMLGSSFEAEDAVQETFTRAWKSYDSFEGRASLRSWLYKITTNVCLDMLDGPQRRARPMDLSGPSRPDSQLPAPQPDYVWIEPIPNGLAFGSDPAEHASAKDTLRLAFVAACQHLPATQRAILIMREVLRFSASETAEALTMSPASVNSALQRARATMSKVQPAATDTYDETDGNQRKLVDDFVKAFEAYDMDTLTTLLKTDVALSMPPFDLWISGPENVAAFMLGTGSGCRDSRMIPLAGANGHPAFGHYKPHETEAGVWVPWSITVLELDGGTIAGLNFFLDTAKLFPLFGLAPELREDV; this is encoded by the coding sequence ATGAACGACTCGTCCGGCTCCACCGTCGGCCTCAGTCCGGATGTCCTCGAGTCCTTCGAAGGACATCGGCGGGAGCTGTGCGCCTACGCCTATCGCATGCTCGGCTCGTCCTTCGAAGCGGAGGACGCGGTGCAGGAGACCTTCACCCGCGCATGGAAGTCCTACGACTCGTTCGAGGGCCGCGCCAGCCTGCGTTCCTGGCTGTACAAGATCACCACCAATGTCTGCCTCGACATGCTCGACGGCCCGCAGCGCCGGGCCAGGCCGATGGATCTATCCGGACCGTCGCGGCCGGATTCGCAACTGCCCGCGCCGCAGCCGGACTACGTCTGGATCGAGCCGATCCCGAACGGACTGGCCTTCGGGTCGGATCCGGCCGAGCACGCCTCCGCCAAGGACACCTTGCGGCTGGCCTTCGTCGCGGCCTGTCAGCACCTGCCCGCGACCCAGCGCGCGATCCTGATCATGCGGGAGGTGCTGCGTTTCTCGGCCAGCGAGACGGCCGAGGCACTCACCATGTCACCCGCCTCGGTGAACAGCGCGCTGCAGCGCGCAAGGGCGACCATGTCGAAGGTCCAGCCCGCAGCCACCGACACCTACGACGAGACCGACGGCAACCAGCGCAAACTCGTCGACGATTTCGTCAAGGCCTTCGAGGCCTACGACATGGACACACTGACCACATTGCTGAAAACCGATGTGGCACTGTCCATGCCGCCGTTCGACCTGTGGATCTCCGGCCCCGAGAACGTGGCCGCATTCATGCTCGGCACCGGCAGCGGCTGCCGCGATTCCCGCATGATCCCCCTGGCGGGCGCCAACGGCCACCCCGCCTTCGGCCACTACAAACCACACGAAACCGAAGCGGGCGTGTGGGTTCCGTGGTCGATCACGGTGCTGGAACTGGACGGCGGCACCATCGCCGGCCTCAACTTCTTCCTCGATACCGCAAAGCTGTTCCCCCTCTTCGGCCTCGCCCCAGAACTCCGCGAGGACGTCTGA